Within the Eucalyptus grandis isolate ANBG69807.140 chromosome 1, ASM1654582v1, whole genome shotgun sequence genome, the region ACATGGCCATCagataacctttttttttttttttttttttttctggtgcaCAGGCGTGGAAATTGCCATGAAATCATATGTCAGAGCCTCATTACTATAATCCCATATCAACTAAGTCTATGGATACCAAGTAAGAGTTTCGTGATGCAATATTTAAGCTGCAGAGTGCGCTTAACGCTTATGATTGCATCATCCTCATTCGAATACCTGCGCTTAATGCTTACGATCGCGTCATTCTCATTTGAATACCGATGAACGTAATAAGATCACCTAACTTGCCATGGTACGCCATGTCAGCGACACGTGATGCGTCGGATGCATAACTCATTCAAGCATCCGGCAACTTTTGTCcccaaaaaaagattttgaggCGCATCACGTGTGGAAAAACAAAGCCAATCTAATAGCTTCACgggaaaatattgggtaccctaAAGGGACCACATTATCGGTGCTCTGAACAAGTCAGATAATGTTTTATGGAGCCGAGGGGCCAAGCTCTCGGTATTTTCAGATGCCTCTAGTACTTAATGGTGGGAAGAGCCAGCATTTCACTGTAGAGCAAGTATGCTTTTACAGAGAATTGACAACTAGGACAttctttaatttgaaaattctcataGCTTGTTTTGCTATGAAACTCTCAATGGTATAGATCCGTATATGCATTACACCCCAACTCCAACACCAACAGTTTTGCTCACTCGGTTAGGAACATTGAGCTGGAGCAAACACCTATTCTTGTGTTCCGTCATCTAGTAAAATTCCAAGTAATACCTTTAGTCATTTACACACACCAAACACTAAAACGCTATAAGGTACAAATGCCACAGGGCAAGTGTGGCGTGTGGCGTGGTAGTATAGATTTTGGAGAAATGTTTCAGGAGTACATTATCCAAGATCCTCATTTCTAGCTCGTTTAGAACTGCTATGAACTTCCATATGTTCATACCCTCTTTTGTGTGAACCGTAAAGAGGTTGCGATGCCCTAAAGCTGAAAATGTTATCTATTCGTATTGTGTTTGGTCCAATTGCTTCATTGTTATCCACTTCAAAATTTGATGTATGCTTGCTCCCATAAACTCGTACACTAAGCACCTTCCTGCGCTCCAATTCGTATGTGCTCGTTGAAGAAAGCTATCAATTCTTGTTTTGCCAGCTTCCTTAATGTTGCGACCTGGTGCAATGCAAACGAAGTGAAGTTTTGTGAATTGCTTTGCATGTCCAGCTTCATGAAGATAAATTAGGCAATTTCAGctgagaggagggagagggcaTACTGCCAATTGTATACAGGTAACTTTAGTTCCATAAAAAGAGATCAAGCAGAAGATGAATGTAGGCGAAACCAACAGTAGATGAAAAATAGTGTCGATTTGCTCAGTCCCTACTGAGAAGACTAGGATTTTATGTCCGcaatagaaagagagagagaggcaatatCTTGTACCTCAGTTTCTATTCGATCAAATAGGAAAGTTGAGTTCTATTAGTTATCTCTTCCCAGTGACGCTCAGATTCTTCCCACAAATTCTTGTCCTTCTCCATCTTTGATTCAATTAGTGTGTTTAAATGGCTCTGTCAAAGGCAGAAATTCCACAGGTTTGATGTAatggtttaaaaattatttgacaAGCTGACATGATTTTCATTATGGAACACGGGAGAAACAACTCACCTTGAAATCAACCTCACTCATCTTAAGGAGTTTACTTTCAAAAGACTCAAGAAAGCTCTGGACCCGTGTGTCGATGTACTTTGGACCCCGTTAAGATTAACAAAGTGAAGGAGTTAAATGTGATGAGGCAGTCAAAACACAGAGAACCTTGTGGTATACCTTCACAGCAAACAGAACAGTGAACTGCAGGCCATGCACACCGAGGTCATATCTGCACGAAACCCTTAGAATAATTAGCAGAACACATATCTGgggagaagaaaggagaaatgaAATGGTTTTACCGATGTGTGACCAAACAGACATAACCAAGTTGCTCAACTGTTCTGAGCTGGTGGAAGGCTTCATGCCATGCAATAAAAGCCAAAAGCTGAAGTTGTACATTCAAAGTAATGTCATCTTGATGGATCTGCAATTATCCATGGGGATTGTAATCAAATACATACAGAAAAAGACTAAGTAGACCTACCAAAATGAAATACTCCATGATTTTTAATGCTTCTAATCTGATGAACTTTTTGTCTTTGCTAATGTACAAACATATACTTTCTCAAAGTGAATTGGTGAGTCAGAAATCAACCATCCCAAGGGGGTAAACCATGCGCAATGTGTCACTAGAtagatttttggccaaaattacaAGCAAAACACAGCCTCACATACCCAGAGAAACATACTAGCAGATCAAAGGTGGCCTAGGCTAGGAGTCATCTTGAACGTCTATTCAGGCAAAAGACAGGCTAGAAGATTTCATGACAAAGTTATGCGGAgagaaatttgttcttttcattaatATTGTTGAGTAAAAGTACCTGAATAATGTGAAGCAATGCAGAATTCTCATCATTTGAGTTTAGGCCTTCAGTTGAGTAGATGGAACTTACACCCTCATCGAGTGTGACGAGTCTGCTTGTCATGAGCTGGATTGGAGCACAGGCTTGCATATAGGATGAGAACCATTAAAACATCTTCAACATGATGAACAATTGACTCTGCTTCATCATGCTCTATATTCCCTAGTGAgtgatgacaaaataaaagtagatcaagattcaaatatgagagagtcaactttaaaaagaaaggaataacTTCTAAAATCACTGAACCTGCTATGTAACACTCTAAGAATGCTCTCAGAGCATTCTTGGTGCAAACCGAGAAAGGTCTTCAGGCTGAAggatctcaagtatttctagaTCTTCCTCCCAAGGCCATGAATAGTCATTTAATATTAAAGAGAGATAATATGAGGCATGATATCTTGGCTCATCAAACTTGAAATTCTGATAACTTTTTGTCAACTTCTCCTGGAACACAATAAAAGATGAGTCTTAATAGTAATTGGTGCAGCTGGCACATAGCTCAGGAAACTTGACAAATAAGATTACTTTATGACGTTTTTTAGGTCAAAGCATAACAGAACCAATCTGGAAGCTACTGCTCTAGTGGCGGCTCTTTTTAAGAGGTATTGCTTGAATCAGCAAAGTGTATTTGGACCCTTTGCAATTTCACGACTTAGTCATGTACAAAGAGATTTCCTGATTAGATTCGGCGTACtcgaaataataataatctattaTATGACCAGGTAAAAACATTACTCTGCAAAATGATTGGCATTTTTGCCTAATGTCGTGGAAGCTTCTTGAGAAAAGTTGACCAGAGTTCACAATTAATTGGTCTTCTCCAAGCTATTTGATCACGAAGAGAACATGGATTGTCAAGTTTATGGCACTTTGTGCCAAGATGCACTTTGAGAGTATGAATAAGGCAAAGATAATATCAACATTTCTTAAAGTATTTCAATACATTAAACTTgttagaattttaaaattttaagttatgtCTCCATCTAATAGCTTGAACTTACATGGTCCTGCATTTTCAACATGGTATTATAATAGGTCCTGACAAACCTTTCCTGAGCCCCCCGATCGTAGTCAATTTCCACATCTCAGTCTTAGGTCAAAGTTTAGCCTATGCATGTGGGGTTGTTGTGTTGAAACATTTAAACAATAAAATACTCCTTCACGTAATACCTTGAGCTTTTAGATCAATTAGCAGAAGTATCTGCAATTTCCACCAATAAAAAACCCACATAACAGGATGCTTCTCCTATTATTCTGCACTCCTGATggcccccacaaaaaaaaatattttgcagtcCTTATAGGAACTAATGCAAATGTTTTGGTAGATCAtataacaaaagtaaaaaaatgtaaaaagtagTTGCTGCTTCTGGCCTGCAGTTATCTAGCTTTCCTCAACCAAGTGTATGAAAGATTATTGATACACAGGAACTGATATAAGCTTCTTTCTGCAgcataaatttcatgattacctTGATCATAGAAAATCTTTCTGGCTTCACTGTAAAAACTGCCATTGCTTTGAGGATGGTATCCAATAATACCCACAACTTGTGATAATAGCCACTGACTTCCAGCttaagaaaatcagaaaaagagtGAGCATGTTGTAAATGGAGAACCCCACTTACTGGAGGAATAAGgatgtgaaaaaggaaatatttttgCATCGAATCAATGCCCAATTTGTATATGTATGTAAATACACACACAAAATAAATGTACATATATGTGTGTATTTTTTTCCTATGGCCAGAACTCTCTACATAAAAGAAGTTGATTCTTTCACCCAGGCAGGCAAATCAGATAGTCAGAATAATTTATAACACATTCAAGAAACCTTGGATGGGTAGTGGGTTGGGGCCTTCTGTAGCAAGATAAAGTATCTATATGCTGGCATGGGACAGAAAAAACGAATTACTAACCAATAGCCACAAGCAAAAAATCTATAGGTTGATGCAGGCATTGTATATCGTTCCACTCTTACCTCAGTTGATGAATGTGCTAAAACTAACCAGGAATCAGCAGTTATTGATAGAAAATGAAACTAGTTTGATGGCAATCATGCATGACAAAATGAGGCCGCAGCTATGCACACTAAACAGGTATGCACACTAACATGCACAAACCCCAATCTTCTTAGACACCAGTACATACCATGATCATACTTCTATGGTACAACCAGATGTCTATATCAATCATCATTGATCACAGACTTGCGCGCTCCGGGAAAGACCAGGAAGTGCTAGCAGAATGGAATATGGAAATTTGGACGCGAAGGACCTCAGGAATGGCACCTCAATGAAGCACGCTGAGGACCTCAttttcctgaggcaatgctagATCTTGCAGGGAAACTGACCGAGAATGAGACTCGTCTCGCATTCGGAAGCCATAGAATAATCTGCCAAGCTTCCACCATTTGACACTCACTTGATGTTGTGAGATCTTGATATTCTGAAGCGGTTCCATGACATACTCAGCCTGCAAAATTTCTATGATTATTTCACCATGGAGTAAACTCCAACCAATCTCCGGAGTCTCTGTGACATGATTCAATGCATTGGATAATGATAGAGTGATATTCCTAACTGACAAGCCAGAATGAGACCTCTACCCTTAACAAAACAGAAATCAACAGGCAAATTAGTAAAGAATCCCATTATGATTAGCCCATATCTGTTCATCTGCATGGTGCGATTCCACAAATCAAAACCAAGTAACTCATATTCAAAGGCAGGGCATTACGTATAGtatgcaaatttaaaattttcatttatcattctTCTTTTCAGCAGTATGTAGCTAAATAAGAGGCCAGACGAACAATCAAGCTATAAATATCAACTTTGAGATTGACAAAATTTGAGACTGACACAAATACAATCTTCAAAAAGCAAGTTCTCTCATAGAGTGATGCACAATATTTGCGAGGAAAGGTTTATACCATATACACAATCTTTCATTTTCCCAACAGATGAGATGACTTGCTGAAGAGATCTTTCCCCCAGTgtaagaggagaaggaaaatgctACAGCCATAACAAACACAAATTCCTGCTTTTGTTTCTGGACATTTTAGCACCATTCAAAAGTTCTACACACCACATTCTAGCAAAGCCGAAACATCAAAGTCTGCTCAACGACagtaattgaaagcaaaatgcCCATTTGGCATTATGTGCGTCTTTCCTCGGTGCCCAAAAGTAAACAGTTGCTTACTGGCACTTCAAGCCAGTGCATGCAGTAATGCAAGCCGACCAAGTTCAGCAGCACATTCACTTCCGGCCTGAACAGAAACATTTCGACGTCCTTGAATCCGAGTCGCATAGAGCTTAAGTGCTCGATCGCTTTTAGGTAGTCCCTGATCTCGAGCGAATCGGAAAACAGACATTGCTCGACGTGCTGAACAACCAACGCAGCTTGCTCGGCCATCTCGGCATGCCAATTCATTAAAAGTCCCTCCATCCCTACTTTCAAATTCCAACCACCAACAAAGTACCCAAACCTACCATGATCAGAATTTCTCCCTCCTCGCCGACAATTGCACGATCATCAAAATAAGCAATTTTCATCATAAAAGATTAACACGAACCAAACCCAAACCCAAAACCCGAGACCCGATGCTGAAAGAGAAGATTACCTTGAAAGAGGAAGAGTCGCCATGATCAGCCGATGAAGATTCAGTCAACGAATCCAGAGAAGGCCATCTTCGTCGCGCCAGAGGCTCCCACGGGAAATCCGACCCGCACAAGTTCCGACTTCCTCAACCAGTAGTGCCCGACCatgcggccctcgcccaggccGGGTTCGCGATCGCGCCCTTCTCCAGCTCCTCCATCGCCTTGAACGCGGCCTGGAACCGAGGCTCCATCTTCTCCACGAACTTGTTCGTGAACCCGATTCGGCTCAAGTCCAAGGAAAAGCCCTAGCTCCAGTGCTGGTGTAGCCAGTCCACGTACCTCGTCCACAGCGAGTGGGAATCCTTCTCCAGCCCTCTAGCCcgcgcctctccttcttcgccgcgcCATCGGCCCTGCCCAGGTCTACTgagatctccctcgcgaccGATAGGGCCAGCGACAGGGACAGCACTTGGTCGACGGCGGGGAGCCTGGCGCCGCTCGGGAACGAGATCGAGGCCCTAAAGTTGCCGAGAGACCAACGCGAGCACAAACCTTATGCTCGATCTCCACGTTGGAAACAGTCGGAGGCGAAGGTGGTCCGGAACCAGCTGCGACTGGCGGGGCTCTTGGAGGAGGCGACGTGCCAAAGGTAgatgaccggcgaggctttTTGGGGGAGGCGAGaggggggcggaggcggagggggtgGGACGCGCTGAGAAGGAAACTGAGGAAGTGCAGCTCGTccatgaggagagagagagcctagaaaatattcaagtgaggagagagattTTAAGCGGGAGTGTTGCGCATTTATTCCCCCTACTTTCTACAGAAGCGCAGAAGATGGAGTGAGCGGATGTGGCGGGCCTCGTGGACAGGTGTCGACGCCTGAATGGTTCAGAGCACCGATGACATGGCACTGTTAGGGTACCCAATTTAAGCGGGAGTGTTGCGCATTTATTACCCATGCTTTCTACTGTCAGCCGAGCCGAGCCTAGCCGAGTCATCAGCCGAGAGTTATTTCGaagagtgagaagagagaggagagagacagaagCGCAGAAGATGGAGTGAGCGGATGTGGCGGGCTCCGTGGACAGGTGTCGACGCCTGAATGGTTCAAAGCACTGATGACGTGGCACTGTtagggtacccaatattttctccaaaagaaaGGACAATCAGCGTATTCCTCTCGCTCAAAATTTGCGTATTTCTCCCGctcaaaatttttctctcctcacttgaatGGCCGGGTTCTCtcctcataaaagaaaaaagaacgcgagccttcctctgtttccttctcTCTACCCTAGCTCTCTCTGTCCGacgaactccctctctctccaccctCCATCTTTCCAACCAGCGAACCACCACGAGCAACCGACGAATCAAGTCTAATGATTCCTTCAATGACCGTCGCTCCCTCCCAAGgactgttggggtttcatgaatcatgtataagaaaaattaacgaaatgaacgcagcggaaacaaatatatattttacacatgattctcctaaggcgttgttcgtgcgtttcaatcaaaaatctaaacatgaAAGGaagttaaacgaattacctcttgaagcgctttgaaacgagtcggttcggatgttctacaattcgagtcccacaagcgtcggacctctagttcagacacaccaacaacgaacgtcgaacggaagagagaaccttcggatattctccacttcgatcgtgctagcaatcacgtggaaagaatccgtcgtattcttgatgtataatagtcacagCCTGAACGAGATAACGCTCTTCTTTCTAGCgcctcaaagacacaagaacacgcacacactttgc harbors:
- the LOC120291768 gene encoding uncharacterized protein LOC120291768 — its product is MEGLLMNWHAEMAEQAALVVQHVEQCLFSDSLEIRDYLKAIEHLSSMRLGFKDVEMFLFRPEVNVLLNLVGLHYCMHWLEVPAEYVMEPLQNIKISQHQVSVKWWKLGRLFYGFRMRDESHSRSVSLQDLALPQENEVLSVLH